The Streptomyces achromogenes DNA segment GTAGTGCCCGAGGACCTCCATCTCGCGGGAGAGGTTCACCCGCCGCCCGCCGGAGGTCATGCGGGCCTCCTGGATGACGGCCGAGACGGCCATCCGTTCCTGGATCAGACCGATGATCCGGTCGTCGAGCGCGTCGATGCGATCCCGGGCGCCGGTGATCACGTCGGCGGCCTCGGCGGTGCGGGCGCCGGTCTTCTCGGCGGCGGCCTCGGTGGCGGTGGCCGTGGAGGTGGCGGTGGTGGCGGTGGTCATGTCGGGGCTCCTGGTGGGATGAGGGGCCCCGGATCGGCAGGATCCGGAAAACACCAGGCGCCCCGGACCTTGTCGGCCCGGGGCGCCTGGGAAGTCGCTCGTCAGTTGCTCAAGCAGCACGACCATGGCAGCCGGTGGGCCGGTCGCCATAGGTAAACAGGAAGGTCGGGTGCGTGAGCATGCGGCCAGTATGCAGCGTCGTCGGACGCGTTCCAACCCGGT contains these protein-coding regions:
- a CDS encoding chorismate mutase — encoded protein: MTTATTATSTATATEAAAEKTGARTAEAADVITGARDRIDALDDRIIGLIQERMAVSAVIQEARMTSGGRRVNLSREMEVLGHYSDALGKPGTSLAMTLLELCRGRV